In one Streptomyces venezuelae genomic region, the following are encoded:
- a CDS encoding EthD family reductase, with protein MTVIRKRPEVSTEDFRRFMEHEYGPTYAALPQVREYVQYYLTDAVSDGAEEPIDAIVRISFDSQSAMREALATPEYQRAHELRGAYMREASTGIHSTVLDRQVQLV; from the coding sequence ATGACAGTGATCCGCAAGCGGCCCGAGGTCTCCACGGAGGACTTCCGCCGCTTCATGGAGCACGAATACGGACCGACCTACGCGGCGCTGCCCCAGGTGAGGGAGTACGTGCAGTACTACCTCACCGACGCGGTGAGCGACGGCGCGGAAGAACCCATCGACGCGATCGTGCGGATCAGCTTCGACTCGCAGTCCGCGATGCGCGAGGCGCTCGCGACACCGGAGTACCAGCGGGCACACGAGCTGCGCGGGGCCTATATGCGGGAGGCGTCCACCGGTATCCACTCGACGGTCCTGGACCGGCAGGTGCAGCTGGTCTGA
- a CDS encoding TetR/AcrR family transcriptional regulator translates to MSRSREGANARARRDLRGELVAAAVEMLAQPQPVAVPSLRSIARACQVAPSAVYWHFPSEADLRSAVLDTEYTSLICTVEAALDSAPDDTDRLVVAGDAYITWALEHPGAYQLLFESDDELPATRAEHGLRLQQRIVELARRVDPQVPFAAALLLWSAWHGVVSLRLHKTEWDWGMTPHEANRRLVAALTTVHSSQEAPTGNGSPAP, encoded by the coding sequence GTGAGCAGATCCCGAGAAGGAGCCAACGCCAGAGCTCGCCGCGATCTGCGCGGCGAGCTCGTCGCAGCCGCGGTGGAGATGCTGGCGCAACCGCAGCCCGTCGCCGTGCCGTCCCTGCGCTCGATCGCGCGGGCCTGCCAGGTCGCCCCGTCCGCGGTCTACTGGCACTTCCCCTCGGAGGCAGACCTGCGCTCGGCCGTGCTCGACACCGAGTACACCTCCTTGATCTGCACGGTCGAAGCGGCGCTGGACAGCGCACCCGACGACACCGACCGGCTGGTCGTCGCAGGCGACGCCTACATCACCTGGGCGCTGGAGCACCCCGGCGCGTATCAGCTGCTCTTCGAGAGCGACGACGAGCTTCCGGCCACCCGCGCCGAACACGGGCTCCGCCTGCAGCAGCGCATCGTGGAACTCGCCCGCCGCGTCGACCCGCAGGTCCCCTTCGCCGCGGCGCTCCTGCTGTGGTCGGCCTGGCACGGTGTCGTCTCCCTGCGCCTGCACAAGACCGAGTGGGACTGGGGGATGACACCCCACGAGGCCAACCGGCGGCTGGTGGCCGCTCTGACGACTGTCCACTCCTCACAGGAAGCCCCTACCGGGAACGGTTCCCCAGCGCCATGA
- a CDS encoding winged helix-turn-helix transcriptional regulator: MRGRWKLLIIHHLLIRQPRRFSDLERAIPEVTQKMLVQQLRALESDGVVRRFVYDEVPPHAEYQLTSVGAELATALYALHDWAERSCSAASGAGEAA, from the coding sequence CTGCGCGGCCGATGGAAACTGCTGATCATCCATCACCTGTTGATCCGCCAGCCGCGCCGCTTCTCCGACCTCGAGCGGGCCATCCCGGAGGTGACGCAGAAGATGCTCGTCCAGCAGCTGCGCGCGCTGGAGAGCGACGGCGTCGTGCGCCGCTTCGTCTACGACGAGGTGCCGCCCCATGCGGAGTACCAACTGACCTCCGTCGGAGCGGAGTTGGCAACGGCGCTCTATGCCCTGCATGACTGGGCGGAACGGTCGTGCAGCGCCGCCTCCGGGGCTGGGGAGGCGGCCTGA
- a CDS encoding nuclear transport factor 2 family protein produces MPPYGAVIPYNATRQNAGHSLEQRLQYLEDRVEIQDLMVRYGLGQDLHENGDNDVLEQWDSVFAPAARRLLGGRRRAPEGHPLQGPRRGDARPDGSMSGLLKWQHFQGFSTVDIDGDRTVTRTQHLHTHKGDTDGQGWNLIQTGFLVDRLERRAEGWRIAHRTLEIIWMGTFATV; encoded by the coding sequence ATACCGCCGTACGGCGCGGTCATACCGTACAACGCAACGCGGCAGAACGCCGGACACTCCCTTGAGCAGCGCCTTCAGTACCTGGAGGACCGCGTCGAGATCCAGGACCTGATGGTGCGCTACGGCCTCGGCCAGGACCTGCACGAAAACGGCGACAACGACGTCCTGGAGCAGTGGGACTCGGTGTTCGCACCCGCGGCGCGTCGACTACTCGGCGGCCGGCGGCGCGCACCTGAAGGACATCCCCTTCAGGGACCTCGTCGAGGTGATGCGCGACCCGACGGATCGATGAGCGGGCTGCTCAAGTGGCAGCATTTCCAGGGGTTTTCCACTGTCGACATCGATGGTGACCGCACGGTTACCCGTACCCAGCACCTGCACACGCACAAGGGCGACACCGACGGACAGGGCTGGAATCTCATTCAGACGGGCTTCCTCGTCGACCGGCTGGAGCGGCGTGCGGAGGGGTGGCGCATCGCCCACCGCACCCTGGAGATCATCTGGATGGGCACCTTCGCCACGGTGTGA
- a CDS encoding TetR/AcrR family transcriptional regulator codes for MLVRECAFGRTRETRRRIVEGAAEEIRERGAAGATLDGIRARTATSKSQIFHYFPGGKEELLLAVAVREADRVLEDQEPHLSDLRTWSAWRDWRDAVLRRYEQQGVNCPLGVLITELGRTTPAAQQLTGQLISTWQAALREGILAMQEAGEIDRRLDADRTAAALVAVVQGGVTILMATGGIAHLEAALDTTLSLLRTGAQDRQ; via the coding sequence GTGCTTGTCCGCGAGTGCGCATTCGGTAGAACGCGGGAGACCCGGCGGCGCATCGTCGAGGGCGCGGCTGAGGAGATCCGCGAGCGGGGAGCCGCCGGTGCGACCCTCGACGGCATCCGTGCCCGCACCGCGACCAGCAAGAGCCAGATCTTCCACTACTTCCCCGGCGGGAAGGAGGAGCTGCTCCTCGCGGTGGCCGTCCGCGAGGCAGACCGCGTCCTGGAGGACCAGGAGCCCCACCTCTCCGACCTCCGCACATGGTCGGCCTGGCGGGACTGGCGCGACGCGGTGCTGCGGCGTTATGAGCAGCAGGGCGTCAACTGCCCGCTGGGGGTGCTGATCACCGAACTGGGCCGCACCACTCCAGCCGCGCAACAGCTGACGGGCCAGTTGATCAGCACGTGGCAGGCGGCCCTGCGCGAGGGCATCCTGGCCATGCAGGAGGCCGGCGAGATCGACCGCCGGCTGGACGCCGACCGGACGGCGGCCGCACTCGTCGCCGTAGTGCAGGGCGGGGTGACCATCCTGATGGCTACCGGCGGCATCGCACACCTCGAGGCGGCTCTCGACACGACGCTGTCCCTGTTGCGGACCGGTGCTCAGGATCGGCAGTGA
- a CDS encoding aldehyde dehydrogenase family protein, which yields MTRYAAPGTEGAIVSYQSRYDHFIGGEYVAPARGQYFENPSPVNGRTFTEVARGTAEDVERALDAAHAAAPAWGRTSATGRADVLLKIADRMEANLEQLAVAESWENGKPVRETLAADIPLAIDHFRYFAGVIRAQEGSLSEVDEDTIAYHFHEPLGVVAQIIPWNFPILMATWKLAPALAAGNAVVLKPAEQTPASIHYWMSLVADLLPAGVVNIVNGFGVEAGKPLASSPRVAKVAFTGETTTGRLIMQYASENIKPVTLELGGKSPNIFFDDVWSANDDFRDKALEGFTMFALNQGEVCTCPSRALVQRGQYSEFLEAAVARTEQIKAGHPLDTDTMIGAQASNDQLEKILSYLDIGQQEGAKVLTGGQRVEYDGELAGGYYVQPTIFEGDNRMRIFQEEIFGPVVSVASFNDFDDAIKIANDTLYGLGAGVWTRDINTAYRAGRAIQAGRVWTNCYHAYPAHAAFGGYKQSGIGRETHKMMLEHYQQTKNLLVSYSAKKLGFF from the coding sequence ATGACCCGTTACGCAGCGCCCGGCACCGAGGGCGCGATCGTCTCCTACCAGTCGCGCTACGACCACTTCATCGGCGGAGAGTATGTGGCGCCCGCCCGTGGTCAGTACTTCGAGAACCCGAGCCCGGTCAACGGCCGGACCTTCACCGAGGTGGCGCGGGGCACCGCGGAGGACGTCGAGCGCGCCCTCGACGCGGCGCACGCGGCGGCGCCCGCGTGGGGACGTACGTCGGCCACCGGGCGGGCGGACGTACTCCTGAAGATCGCCGACCGGATGGAGGCGAACCTCGAACAGCTGGCGGTGGCCGAGAGCTGGGAGAACGGCAAGCCGGTCCGCGAGACGCTGGCCGCCGACATCCCGCTCGCGATCGACCACTTCCGGTACTTCGCGGGTGTCATCCGCGCGCAGGAGGGGTCGCTGAGCGAGGTCGACGAGGACACCATCGCGTACCACTTCCATGAGCCGCTCGGTGTCGTCGCGCAGATCATTCCGTGGAACTTCCCGATCCTCATGGCCACGTGGAAGCTGGCGCCCGCGCTCGCCGCGGGCAACGCCGTGGTCCTCAAGCCCGCCGAGCAGACCCCGGCGTCCATCCACTACTGGATGAGCCTGGTCGCCGATCTGCTGCCGGCCGGGGTCGTCAACATCGTCAACGGGTTCGGCGTCGAGGCGGGCAAGCCGCTGGCGTCCAGTCCGCGCGTCGCCAAGGTCGCCTTCACCGGGGAGACCACGACGGGGCGGTTGATCATGCAGTACGCCTCCGAGAACATCAAGCCGGTGACGTTGGAGCTGGGCGGCAAGTCGCCGAACATCTTCTTCGACGACGTGTGGTCCGCGAATGACGACTTCCGGGACAAGGCGCTCGAAGGCTTCACCATGTTCGCGCTCAACCAGGGGGAGGTGTGCACCTGCCCGTCGCGCGCGCTGGTACAGCGCGGACAGTACAGCGAGTTCCTCGAAGCGGCCGTCGCGCGCACCGAGCAGATCAAGGCCGGGCATCCGCTCGACACCGACACCATGATCGGCGCGCAGGCGTCCAACGACCAGCTGGAGAAGATCCTCTCCTACCTGGACATCGGCCAGCAGGAGGGCGCCAAGGTGCTGACCGGTGGTCAGCGAGTGGAGTACGACGGCGAGCTGGCCGGCGGGTACTACGTGCAGCCGACGATCTTCGAGGGTGACAACCGCATGCGGATCTTCCAGGAGGAGATCTTCGGCCCCGTGGTCTCGGTCGCGTCGTTCAACGACTTCGACGACGCCATCAAGATCGCCAACGACACGCTGTACGGCCTGGGGGCCGGTGTGTGGACGCGTGACATCAACACGGCGTACCGGGCGGGCCGCGCGATCCAGGCGGGCCGCGTCTGGACGAACTGCTACCACGCGTATCCGGCGCATGCGGCGTTCGGCGGGTACAAGCAGTCGGGCATCGGCCGCGAGACCCACAAGATGATGCTTGAGCACTACCAGCAGACGAAGAACCTTCTGGTGTCGTACTCGGCGAAGAAGCTCGGCTTCTTCTAG
- a CDS encoding GAF domain-containing protein: MSDPWVALEPGVDPAERVRVVRRAHERFTDAGTITRPVRSVVADSWRRSARARVSPECTGAVVELSDGDLGAYRSEHPLARVMPLFRELMGTFAADGEHLLAVCDAQGRLLWVEGHAVTRQRAGRMNFVPGARWAESAMGTNAPGTAVAVGRPVQVFATEHYMRRVQPWTCAAAPVHDPRTGRLIGAVDITGGDGLAHPHSLAFVQAVARAGESQLALLAPPVRSDEKVELAALGRDEALLFTEGRKVRLSRRHSEIVVLLARHPEGLSGDELLCALYEDESVSQVTLRAEMARLRRVLGAELLRSRPYRLVVPVECDVDAVERRLGAGAVAAAVAAYAGPLLPQSQAPALVRLRRRLAGQMRAALVERNDPDLLADWAHAPWGEEDLVVWRALAGLRPTAPVLARLGELDAELA; the protein is encoded by the coding sequence TTGTCAGATCCGTGGGTGGCCCTGGAGCCCGGCGTGGATCCCGCGGAGCGGGTGCGGGTGGTGCGCAGGGCTCACGAGAGGTTCACCGATGCGGGGACGATCACTCGTCCGGTGCGTTCGGTGGTGGCCGACTCGTGGCGGAGGTCGGCCAGGGCGCGGGTGAGTCCGGAGTGCACCGGCGCGGTGGTCGAGCTGAGCGACGGCGACCTCGGTGCGTACCGGTCGGAGCATCCGCTGGCGCGAGTGATGCCGTTGTTCCGTGAGTTGATGGGCACCTTCGCGGCGGACGGGGAACATCTGCTGGCCGTGTGCGACGCGCAGGGCAGGCTGTTGTGGGTCGAAGGTCATGCGGTGACGCGGCAGCGGGCGGGGCGGATGAACTTCGTGCCGGGCGCGCGGTGGGCGGAGTCCGCCATGGGGACGAACGCGCCGGGGACTGCGGTCGCCGTGGGCCGGCCGGTGCAGGTCTTCGCGACCGAGCACTACATGCGACGGGTACAGCCGTGGACGTGCGCGGCGGCTCCTGTGCATGATCCCCGAACCGGACGATTGATCGGCGCGGTCGACATCACCGGTGGTGACGGGCTCGCGCACCCGCACAGTCTCGCCTTCGTGCAGGCGGTCGCGCGAGCCGGGGAGTCGCAACTGGCGCTGCTCGCACCGCCGGTGCGGTCGGACGAGAAGGTGGAGCTGGCCGCGCTCGGGCGGGATGAGGCGTTGTTGTTCACGGAGGGGCGCAAGGTGCGGCTCAGCCGTAGGCACAGCGAGATCGTCGTGCTGCTGGCTCGACACCCGGAGGGGCTGTCGGGGGACGAGTTGCTGTGCGCGTTGTACGAGGACGAGTCGGTGTCGCAGGTGACGTTGCGGGCCGAGATGGCGCGGCTGCGGCGGGTGCTGGGGGCGGAGTTGCTGCGGTCGCGGCCGTACCGGTTGGTGGTGCCCGTCGAGTGCGATGTCGACGCGGTGGAGCGTCGCCTGGGTGCGGGGGCGGTGGCGGCGGCCGTGGCAGCGTACGCGGGACCGTTGCTGCCGCAGTCCCAGGCCCCCGCTCTCGTCCGGCTCCGTCGCAGGCTGGCGGGCCAGATGCGGGCGGCGCTCGTGGAGCGCAATGATCCGGACCTGCTCGCGGACTGGGCACACGCTCCCTGGGGCGAGGAGGACCTCGTGGTGTGGCGGGCGCTGGCGGGGCTGCGTCCGACAGCTCCCGTGCTGGCCCGCCTGGGAGAGCTGGACGCGGAACTGGCGTAG
- a CDS encoding N-acetylmuramoyl-L-alanine amidase gives MDRVRRFPSRRRLLQGAVAAAVPAVLLPATHATAQARAVDYPLAEWVPASSSNYTAASRPTTYPIDYVIVHVTQETYADTLAIFQNPAKKVSAHYVVRSKDGHIAQCVRERNVAWHAGNWSYNTRSIGIEHEGWVDKPQYFTDAMYEQSAALTAAICSKYDIPKDREHILGHHEVPGADHTDPGPYWDWSRYLRLVNFA, from the coding sequence ATGGATCGAGTGAGACGCTTCCCCAGTCGGCGCCGACTCCTGCAGGGCGCGGTCGCAGCCGCCGTGCCCGCGGTGCTCCTGCCCGCCACCCACGCGACCGCTCAGGCTCGCGCGGTCGACTATCCCCTGGCCGAATGGGTGCCGGCCAGTTCCTCCAACTACACGGCGGCCAGCCGCCCCACCACCTATCCCATCGACTACGTGATCGTCCACGTCACGCAGGAGACTTACGCGGACACGCTCGCCATCTTCCAGAACCCGGCGAAGAAGGTATCGGCCCACTACGTCGTGCGCTCCAAGGACGGACACATCGCCCAGTGCGTCCGTGAGCGCAACGTCGCGTGGCATGCCGGGAACTGGAGCTACAACACGCGCAGCATCGGAATCGAGCACGAAGGGTGGGTCGACAAACCCCAGTACTTCACCGACGCGATGTACGAGCAGTCCGCCGCGCTGACCGCCGCCATCTGCTCGAAGTACGACATCCCGAAGGATCGCGAACACATCCTCGGCCACCACGAGGTACCCGGCGCGGACCACACCGACCCCGGCCCGTACTGGGACTGGTCGCGCTACCTGCGCCTCGTCAACTTCGCTTGA
- a CDS encoding acetamidase/formamidase family protein — translation MNDAQILTVRPEPGEYAWTFGGVPPVARTAPGTVLDRARRTARFSARDSDFTVELPMDPMHGTIGVAPANLEVRSALVPDAHGGNMDTPEMRAGVTCYLGVNVEGAQLSLGDRHARQGEGEACGAAVECAMNTVVIVELLKGISTPWPRIESDTHITSTGSARPLEDAFRISQLDLVQWLVRDYGFNELDAYQFATQTVESPLANVWDTNYTCVAKIRKEWLPARETHRGLHARLRETATSLS, via the coding sequence ATGAACGATGCTCAGATCCTGACAGTACGGCCCGAGCCGGGCGAGTACGCCTGGACGTTCGGCGGTGTGCCTCCCGTGGCGCGCACGGCCCCCGGCACGGTCCTCGACCGGGCCCGCCGCACCGCGCGGTTCAGTGCCCGGGACAGTGATTTCACCGTCGAACTCCCCATGGATCCCATGCACGGCACGATCGGCGTCGCCCCCGCGAACCTCGAGGTGCGCTCGGCTCTCGTGCCGGACGCCCACGGCGGCAACATGGACACGCCCGAAATGCGCGCCGGGGTGACCTGCTATCTGGGCGTGAACGTCGAGGGCGCCCAGCTGAGCCTCGGCGACAGGCACGCGCGACAGGGCGAGGGAGAGGCCTGTGGAGCAGCCGTCGAATGCGCCATGAACACCGTGGTGATCGTCGAGCTTCTCAAGGGAATCTCCACACCCTGGCCGCGCATCGAATCCGATACGCACATCACCTCGACCGGGTCGGCGCGCCCGCTGGAGGACGCGTTCCGAATATCCCAACTCGACCTGGTGCAGTGGCTGGTGCGTGACTACGGATTCAACGAACTGGATGCGTATCAGTTCGCGACGCAGACCGTCGAGTCCCCGCTCGCCAATGTCTGGGACACCAATTACACGTGCGTCGCCAAGATCCGCAAGGAATGGCTGCCCGCGCGTGAGACACACCGTGGACTGCACGCACGGTTGCGCGAGACAGCGACCTCGTTGTCGTAG
- a CDS encoding ROK family transcriptional regulator, translated as MTAPLHDRRRGTSGAGLPDTQQGMRRRNLSRVMHAVATHGPLSRAAVASHIGLTRAAVSTLVDELIRSGLLDELGPERPGRVGRPGSALAVSAMGPVGIGAEVGVDHLAVCAVDLRGDIRARAERRSANRDRSPAPVLKELAALVRQVCAEAQQQGLGPAGLAVAVPGLVARDTTTVVRAPNLGWRDIDLSRLLPGGLPLTVDNEANFGALAELWLGDESPEDFLHVSAEIGIGAALVVDGRLLRGARGFAGELGHVPVRPDGPACPCGGRGCLEQYAGEGAVLRAAGLGGVRGSGGMGDSGGLSDSGEVRSEVLAERAAAGDERVRRALSDAGAALGIALTGAVNLLDPQAVVLGGALSRLAPWLLPALEQELSERTAGRTCGVRVSEIGPDGPLLGAAHSVARAVLDDPAGVRAGGTR; from the coding sequence ATGACCGCACCGCTGCACGACCGGCGCCGGGGGACATCCGGCGCGGGGCTTCCCGACACCCAGCAAGGGATGCGCCGCCGGAATCTGTCCCGGGTGATGCACGCGGTGGCCACGCACGGCCCGCTGTCCCGTGCCGCGGTGGCCTCCCACATCGGACTCACACGCGCGGCCGTCTCCACGCTGGTGGACGAACTGATCCGGTCGGGTCTACTGGACGAGCTGGGTCCGGAGCGTCCTGGACGGGTGGGACGCCCGGGGTCGGCGCTGGCCGTCAGCGCGATGGGGCCCGTCGGGATCGGCGCCGAGGTGGGGGTCGACCATCTGGCGGTGTGCGCGGTCGATCTTCGGGGGGACATCCGCGCACGCGCCGAACGACGGTCCGCCAACCGCGACCGCTCCCCCGCCCCCGTGCTGAAGGAACTGGCCGCTCTCGTACGGCAGGTGTGTGCCGAGGCGCAACAGCAAGGGCTCGGCCCCGCGGGCCTTGCGGTGGCGGTGCCGGGACTGGTCGCTCGTGACACCACGACGGTCGTCCGCGCCCCGAACCTCGGCTGGCGCGACATCGACCTGAGCCGACTCCTGCCCGGCGGTCTGCCGCTGACGGTGGACAACGAGGCCAACTTCGGCGCGCTCGCCGAACTGTGGCTCGGCGACGAATCGCCCGAGGACTTCCTCCACGTGTCGGCGGAGATCGGCATCGGCGCGGCACTCGTCGTCGATGGACGGCTGCTGCGGGGGGCGCGGGGGTTCGCCGGAGAGTTGGGCCATGTGCCCGTCCGGCCCGATGGGCCCGCTTGTCCCTGTGGAGGACGCGGGTGCCTGGAGCAGTACGCGGGTGAGGGTGCGGTTCTGCGTGCTGCGGGCTTGGGTGGCGTACGTGGCTCGGGTGGCATGGGCGACTCGGGCGGCTTGAGCGACTCGGGTGAGGTGCGCAGCGAGGTGCTTGCCGAGCGCGCCGCCGCGGGCGACGAACGGGTGCGGCGAGCGCTCAGCGATGCCGGAGCGGCCTTGGGTATCGCCCTCACCGGCGCGGTGAATCTGCTGGATCCGCAGGCCGTCGTGCTGGGCGGTGCGCTGTCACGCCTCGCGCCGTGGCTGCTGCCCGCTCTCGAGCAGGAGTTGTCGGAGCGCACCGCGGGCCGGACCTGCGGGGTGCGGGTGTCCGAGATCGGACCTGACGGGCCGTTGCTGGGGGCTGCGCACTCGGTGGCACGGGCGGTGCTTGACGATCCGGCCGGCGTCAGAGCGGGCGGAACGCGCTAA
- the xylB gene encoding xylulokinase: MSSAPTAQGPLVVGVDSSTQSTKVLVVDASSGRVVARGQARHRVSTGEHRESDPQEWWDALCTALEQCGQAAREAAAVSVGGQQHGLVTLGKDGSPVRPALLWNDVRSAPQARGLVERLGGPTVWADRVGSVPGPSFTVTKWAWLTEHEPASARATAAVRLPHDYLTERLTGLGTTDRGDVSGTGWWASGPEQYDEGILDMVGLDPALLPRVARPGEIVGTVRGGGELPFSKGTLVGPGTGDNAAAALGLGLRPGTPVLSLGTSGTVYAVAERRPADPTGTVAGFADACGAWLPLACTLNCTQAVDRVAELLHLEREAVDPGGSVTLLPYLDGERTPNLPRSSGVLHGLRHDTTPGQLLQAAYDGAVHALLGALDLVLDTDADRSSPLLLIGGGARGKAWQHTVRRLSGRPVQVPEAQELVALGAAAQAAGLLTEEDPRAVARRWETARGPVLDPMERDEAALSRISGVLSDAAPLLDRAPTGE, encoded by the coding sequence ATGTCGTCAGCGCCCACCGCTCAGGGACCTCTTGTCGTCGGGGTGGACAGCTCCACGCAGTCCACCAAGGTCCTTGTCGTCGACGCGTCCAGTGGCCGGGTGGTCGCGCGTGGGCAGGCCCGGCACCGCGTCAGCACCGGGGAGCATCGCGAGAGCGACCCTCAGGAGTGGTGGGACGCTCTGTGCACAGCCCTGGAGCAGTGCGGTCAGGCGGCGCGGGAGGCCGCCGCCGTATCCGTCGGAGGGCAACAGCACGGGCTCGTCACCCTGGGCAAGGACGGCAGTCCGGTGCGCCCGGCGCTGCTCTGGAACGACGTGCGATCGGCCCCGCAGGCGCGCGGCCTCGTGGAGCGTCTGGGCGGTCCCACAGTGTGGGCCGACCGGGTCGGCAGCGTCCCGGGGCCTTCCTTCACCGTGACCAAGTGGGCCTGGCTCACCGAGCACGAACCCGCCTCGGCCCGCGCCACCGCCGCCGTGCGCCTGCCCCACGACTACCTCACGGAACGACTGACCGGCCTCGGCACGACCGACCGCGGCGACGTCTCCGGAACGGGCTGGTGGGCATCGGGTCCTGAGCAGTACGACGAGGGCATTCTCGACATGGTGGGGCTCGACCCCGCGCTGCTCCCCCGCGTCGCGCGGCCCGGGGAGATCGTCGGAACGGTCCGGGGCGGCGGTGAACTGCCCTTCTCCAAGGGCACACTGGTCGGCCCCGGCACCGGCGACAATGCGGCGGCGGCACTGGGGCTCGGTCTTCGCCCCGGGACACCGGTGCTGAGCCTCGGCACGTCGGGCACGGTGTACGCCGTCGCGGAGCGCCGTCCCGCCGACCCGACCGGTACGGTGGCGGGCTTCGCCGACGCGTGTGGCGCGTGGTTGCCGCTGGCCTGCACCCTCAACTGCACCCAGGCCGTCGACCGAGTGGCCGAACTGCTCCACCTGGAGCGTGAGGCGGTGGATCCGGGCGGTTCGGTCACTCTCCTGCCCTACCTGGACGGTGAGCGCACACCGAACCTGCCCCGCTCCTCCGGAGTGCTGCACGGTCTTCGACACGACACGACGCCCGGGCAACTGTTGCAGGCCGCGTACGACGGTGCGGTGCACGCACTGCTCGGCGCCCTCGACCTCGTCCTGGACACCGACGCCGACCGGTCGAGCCCGCTGTTGCTCATCGGAGGCGGGGCGCGCGGCAAGGCCTGGCAGCACACGGTGCGGCGGCTCTCCGGACGACCCGTGCAGGTCCCGGAAGCCCAGGAGCTGGTGGCACTCGGGGCCGCGGCGCAGGCGGCCGGCCTACTCACCGAGGAGGATCCGCGCGCCGTCGCGAGGCGCTGGGAGACGGCTCGGGGGCCCGTCCTCGACCCCATGGAGCGCGACGAGGCGGCGCTGTCCAGGATCTCCGGGGTACTCTCCGACGCGGCGCCGCTCCTGGACAGGGCGCCCACTGGGGAGTGA
- the xylA gene encoding xylose isomerase, which yields MNYQPTPEDKFSFGLWTVGWQGRDPFGDATRAALDPADSVRHLAELGAYGVTFHDDDLIPFGSSDAEREGHVKRFRQALDATGLVVPMATTNLFTHPVFKDGGFTANDRDVRRYALRKTMRNVDLAVELGARTYVAWGGREGAESGAAKDVTVALDRMKEAFDLLGEYVTTQGYDLRFAIEPKPNEPRGDILLPTVGHALAFIERLERPELFGVNPEVGHEQMAGLNFPHSIAQALWSGKLFHIDLNGQTGIKYDQDLRFGAGDLRSAFWLVDLLERGGYEGPRHFDFKPPRTEDFEGVWASAAGCMRNYLILRERAAAFRADPEVREALRAARLDELAVPTAEDGLTGLLADRSAYETFDVEEAAKRGMAFERLDQLAMDHLLAARG from the coding sequence ATGAACTATCAGCCCACCCCTGAGGACAAGTTCAGCTTCGGTCTGTGGACGGTCGGCTGGCAGGGCAGAGACCCGTTCGGAGACGCCACCCGAGCCGCGCTCGACCCGGCCGACTCAGTGCGGCACCTCGCCGAACTGGGTGCCTACGGAGTGACCTTCCACGACGACGACCTGATCCCCTTCGGGTCCTCCGACGCGGAACGGGAGGGGCACGTCAAGCGGTTCCGGCAGGCGCTGGACGCCACGGGCCTCGTCGTCCCGATGGCCACCACGAACCTCTTCACCCACCCCGTCTTCAAGGACGGCGGATTCACCGCGAACGACCGCGACGTGCGGCGGTACGCGCTGAGGAAGACGATGCGCAACGTCGACCTCGCGGTGGAGCTGGGTGCCCGCACCTATGTGGCGTGGGGCGGCAGGGAGGGCGCGGAGTCGGGCGCGGCGAAGGATGTGACTGTTGCGCTCGACCGCATGAAGGAGGCCTTCGACCTGCTCGGCGAGTACGTGACCACGCAGGGCTACGACCTGCGTTTCGCCATCGAGCCGAAGCCCAACGAGCCGCGTGGCGACATCCTTCTGCCCACCGTCGGCCACGCCCTCGCCTTCATCGAGCGCCTGGAGCGTCCGGAACTGTTTGGCGTCAACCCTGAGGTGGGGCACGAACAGATGGCGGGCCTCAACTTCCCGCACTCCATCGCTCAGGCGTTGTGGTCGGGCAAGCTCTTCCACATCGACCTCAACGGCCAGACCGGTATCAAGTACGACCAGGACCTGCGGTTCGGCGCCGGTGATCTGCGCAGCGCCTTTTGGCTGGTGGACCTCCTGGAGAGGGGTGGGTACGAGGGCCCAAGGCACTTCGACTTCAAGCCGCCGCGCACGGAGGACTTCGAGGGAGTGTGGGCCTCGGCCGCGGGCTGCATGCGGAACTATCTGATCCTGCGTGAGCGTGCGGCCGCGTTCCGGGCGGACCCCGAGGTGCGTGAGGCGCTGCGTGCCGCCCGCCTGGACGAGTTGGCCGTGCCCACGGCCGAGGACGGCCTCACCGGCCTGCTCGCCGACAGGAGCGCCTACGAGACGTTCGACGTGGAGGAGGCCGCGAAGCGCGGGATGGCCTTCGAGCGGCTCGACCAGCTGGCCATGGACCACCTGTTGGCGGCTCGGGGCTGA